One stretch of Natronobacterium gregoryi SP2 DNA includes these proteins:
- a CDS encoding GNAT family N-acetyltransferase, with the protein MPDSTFLPGDAVDLRPIEEDDLEFFRDAINDPQVWRPIGGSRPLNLEQEREYFEDVVCSDDGVQLLIVADGSPVGTIGLHDIDWEADSAEIGYWLEPDAHDQGYGTEAAALLVGYGFDQLGLHRIRAHVFEFNDASQRLLESIGFIREGTKRESQFIDGEYQDTYWYGLLEEEWREGT; encoded by the coding sequence ATGCCCGATTCGACGTTTCTCCCCGGTGACGCCGTCGACCTCCGCCCGATAGAGGAAGACGACCTCGAGTTCTTTCGGGACGCGATCAACGACCCACAGGTCTGGCGACCGATCGGCGGTTCGCGCCCGCTGAACCTCGAGCAGGAACGAGAGTACTTCGAAGATGTCGTCTGTAGCGACGACGGCGTGCAGTTGCTGATCGTCGCCGACGGTTCACCTGTGGGGACGATTGGCCTCCACGACATCGACTGGGAAGCCGACTCGGCCGAAATCGGCTACTGGCTCGAGCCCGACGCCCACGACCAGGGATATGGCACCGAAGCCGCGGCGTTGCTCGTCGGCTACGGCTTCGACCAGCTCGGACTCCACCGCATCCGGGCTCACGTCTTCGAGTTCAACGACGCCTCGCAGCGACTGCTCGAGTCGATCGGCTTTATCAGGGAAGGAACCAAGCGGGAGTCGCAGTTCATCGACGGCGAGTATCAGGACACGTACTGGTACGGGCTACTCGAGGAGGAGTGGCGCGAGGGCACGTAA
- a CDS encoding GNAT family N-acetyltransferase: protein MPGSIFLEGDSIELRTIEESDLEFLQDGINDPRIRVPLGRAKPINRAQEREFFEEEVCGDDAIHLLIAADGEPVGAIGLDPIERYRQWGEIGYWIAPDFHGHGYGSDALSTTIEYAFTQLGLHKLAARVYEFNEPSMELLESVGFRREGVHRKDAFVDGEYKDTYWYGLLEDEWRENDP from the coding sequence ATGCCGGGATCGATCTTTCTGGAAGGCGATTCGATAGAGTTACGAACGATAGAGGAGTCTGATCTCGAGTTTTTACAGGATGGCATCAACGATCCACGAATCCGCGTGCCGCTCGGACGGGCGAAGCCTATCAACAGGGCACAGGAACGGGAGTTCTTCGAGGAGGAGGTTTGTGGCGACGACGCGATCCACCTCCTGATCGCGGCCGACGGGGAGCCGGTCGGAGCTATCGGTCTCGATCCGATCGAACGGTACCGCCAGTGGGGTGAGATCGGCTACTGGATCGCGCCCGACTTCCACGGCCACGGTTACGGAAGTGATGCCCTGTCGACGACGATCGAGTACGCATTCACGCAGCTCGGCCTGCACAAACTCGCCGCACGCGTCTACGAGTTCAACGAGCCGTCGATGGAGCTCTTGGAGTCGGTCGGCTTTCGCCGCGAGGGCGTCCACCGCAAGGACGCATTCGTCGACGGAGAGTACAAAGACACGTACTGGTATGGGCTGCTCGAGGACGAGTGGCGCGAAAACGACCCCTAA
- a CDS encoding NAD+ synthase gives MIDPRLSETELERRREHITAFIQDRVEAAAADGAVLGLSGGIDSTLTAYLGREALGAKNVHGLVLPARVSGDDNMSDAERVAQDLEISYDVIEIEPIVDSLLSAYPDAEGDHVAVGNARARVRAVLNYLVANHENRLVLGTGNRSEAAVGYFTKYGDGAVDCHPIGNLYKAQVRQLARHVGVPADLAAKTATAELWADQTDEEEMGVEYDTLDAILVTHIDGPLSVAATARELDVEKETVEKVRGMYERSEHKRMVPPAPEPLN, from the coding sequence ATGATCGACCCTCGGCTCTCTGAGACGGAGTTGGAACGGCGACGCGAGCACATCACCGCGTTCATCCAGGACCGAGTCGAAGCGGCAGCAGCCGACGGTGCCGTCCTCGGCCTCTCAGGTGGAATCGACAGTACGCTCACCGCCTATCTGGGACGCGAGGCACTGGGTGCCAAGAACGTCCACGGGCTCGTTCTCCCGGCCCGCGTCAGCGGCGACGACAACATGAGCGACGCCGAGCGGGTCGCACAGGACCTCGAGATCAGCTACGACGTCATCGAGATCGAGCCGATCGTCGACTCACTGCTGTCTGCCTATCCCGACGCCGAGGGCGACCACGTCGCGGTCGGGAACGCTCGCGCACGCGTCCGGGCCGTGCTGAACTACCTCGTCGCGAACCACGAGAACCGGCTCGTCCTCGGAACCGGTAATCGCAGCGAGGCCGCGGTTGGCTACTTCACGAAATACGGCGACGGCGCAGTCGACTGCCACCCGATCGGAAACCTCTACAAGGCCCAGGTCCGCCAGCTTGCACGTCACGTCGGCGTCCCTGCGGATCTCGCGGCGAAGACCGCGACTGCGGAGTTGTGGGCCGACCAGACGGACGAGGAGGAGATGGGAGTCGAGTACGACACCCTCGACGCGATTCTCGTAACCCACATCGACGGCCCGCTCTCGGTCGCTGCGACGGCTCGAGAACTCGATGTCGAGAAAGAGACTGTCGAGAAGGTCCGTGGCATGTACGAACGCAGCGAGCACAAGCGGATGGTGCCGCCAGCGCCGGAGCCGTTGAATTAG
- a CDS encoding methyl-accepting chemotaxis protein, translated as MGQRKKSDNFCRRRVYDTLRSRYVFKIATVVLLVAILLLGAGYVTFAQVEASVQDDAEETLVNAADREVQGLDQFVRERNNDVARLSGNTALRSDDDEEIREILLGNLEQLPREVEAVHYYNLETSRVEVSTDNSLEGTTIDETERTWGVGPDDFGNALAVRSFEPYETADGPRVGFASPISGQSSHTVVVTVNLADRSDLLISPVDDGVIEVVSTDGQVVLAEEPDDILTEFQLLDELPHLEQKGALAHLEEDDEATGEVEIVAGGHDRIGDDRAVVATIPLEETSWTVATVAPYGTVFDTVGDVTQNIGVLIGISLLGFVTVGAVISRDISNSLDEMTGYAEEIESGNFDVTIEQSRVDEFGQLAGLFARIRETMSEQLVAVEEQAEKADQERKRAKQAKADAEEARETAQQAKADAEELSHHIEQKAEAYRVAIEAAADGDLTCRVDTTSRSQAMIDIGTALNGMLADVEQLVIRIQRVARQLDEESNEVTTSTEEVQASSTDVAESIEEISVGAEQQNEQLTAAATEMSDLSATVEEIASSSDSVADQVAQAAEWGQDGQRAAADAIETMEEIESQAVDTVEEMETLQDEVERIGEVANLIDDIASETNLLAMNASIEAANAADSGDGFAVVADEVKSLAEETSEATQEVERLVETVEESTESVAGDVFAMQSGIENGRETIDETVDTLERIVAAVEDANASVQSINEATDDQAASTQKVAARVDDVTAVSERTAAEAQNVSAAADQQSSAVRQIAENADSLSGRAEELQTLVDRFDTSATDDGEGNTELVTVDD; from the coding sequence ATGGGTCAACGAAAGAAGTCTGACAATTTTTGCCGTCGGCGCGTGTACGACACGCTTCGCAGCCGATATGTCTTCAAGATTGCTACAGTCGTACTACTCGTGGCGATATTGCTTCTCGGAGCCGGCTACGTGACGTTCGCTCAGGTAGAAGCGAGCGTGCAAGACGACGCAGAAGAGACGCTGGTCAACGCCGCGGACCGGGAGGTGCAGGGGCTCGACCAATTCGTTCGTGAACGAAACAACGACGTCGCCCGGCTATCGGGGAACACGGCCCTTCGAAGCGACGACGACGAGGAGATCCGGGAGATACTACTGGGGAACCTCGAGCAACTCCCGAGGGAGGTCGAGGCGGTCCACTACTACAATCTCGAGACGAGTAGGGTGGAGGTAAGCACCGATAATAGTCTCGAGGGAACGACAATCGACGAGACCGAGCGGACGTGGGGTGTCGGGCCAGACGATTTCGGTAACGCGCTGGCAGTTCGGTCGTTCGAACCCTACGAGACCGCCGATGGACCACGGGTCGGGTTCGCGAGCCCAATCTCGGGGCAATCGAGCCACACGGTCGTCGTGACCGTGAATCTCGCCGACAGGAGCGATCTGTTGATCTCGCCCGTCGACGACGGTGTCATCGAAGTCGTCTCGACCGACGGACAGGTAGTCCTGGCCGAAGAACCGGACGACATTCTCACCGAGTTCCAGTTGCTCGACGAACTCCCACATCTCGAGCAGAAGGGGGCGCTCGCTCATCTCGAGGAGGACGACGAAGCGACGGGAGAGGTCGAGATCGTCGCAGGAGGACACGATCGTATCGGCGACGATCGGGCAGTCGTCGCGACGATTCCGCTCGAGGAGACGTCGTGGACGGTCGCCACAGTCGCACCGTACGGAACGGTATTCGATACTGTCGGCGACGTCACACAGAACATCGGGGTCCTGATCGGTATTTCGCTGTTGGGGTTCGTCACTGTCGGGGCGGTGATCTCGCGGGACATCAGTAACTCCCTCGACGAGATGACCGGGTACGCCGAAGAGATCGAGAGTGGGAACTTCGACGTGACGATCGAGCAGTCTCGAGTCGACGAGTTCGGCCAGCTAGCGGGACTGTTTGCCCGCATTCGGGAGACGATGAGTGAACAGTTAGTCGCGGTCGAAGAGCAGGCCGAGAAAGCCGACCAGGAACGCAAGCGTGCCAAGCAGGCCAAAGCCGACGCCGAAGAGGCACGGGAAACGGCCCAGCAGGCCAAAGCCGACGCCGAAGAGCTCAGCCACCACATCGAGCAGAAGGCCGAAGCGTACCGGGTTGCCATCGAAGCTGCCGCGGACGGTGATCTGACCTGTCGGGTCGATACGACCAGCCGGAGTCAGGCGATGATCGACATCGGGACCGCCCTGAACGGAATGTTGGCCGACGTCGAACAGTTGGTCATTCGAATCCAGCGCGTCGCCCGTCAACTCGACGAGGAAAGCAACGAGGTGACGACTTCGACCGAGGAGGTGCAGGCGTCGAGTACCGACGTTGCTGAAAGTATCGAGGAAATTTCGGTCGGTGCCGAACAGCAAAACGAGCAGCTCACAGCGGCGGCGACGGAGATGAGTGATCTCTCGGCGACGGTCGAAGAGATCGCTTCGTCTTCGGATTCGGTTGCAGATCAGGTTGCCCAGGCCGCGGAGTGGGGGCAGGACGGCCAGCGAGCGGCGGCCGATGCGATCGAGACGATGGAAGAGATCGAATCGCAGGCGGTCGACACTGTCGAAGAGATGGAGACTCTCCAGGACGAGGTCGAGCGAATCGGCGAGGTCGCCAATCTGATCGACGACATCGCGAGCGAGACGAACCTGCTCGCGATGAACGCGTCGATCGAAGCCGCCAACGCGGCCGATTCCGGCGACGGGTTCGCCGTCGTAGCGGACGAGGTCAAGTCGCTGGCGGAAGAGACATCCGAGGCGACCCAGGAGGTCGAGCGACTCGTCGAAACGGTCGAAGAGTCGACCGAGTCAGTTGCCGGCGACGTCTTCGCGATGCAGTCTGGGATCGAAAACGGCAGAGAGACCATCGACGAAACGGTCGACACTCTCGAGCGGATCGTCGCCGCCGTCGAGGATGCAAACGCGAGCGTCCAATCGATCAACGAGGCGACGGACGATCAGGCTGCCTCTACCCAGAAGGTGGCTGCGAGGGTCGACGACGTGACGGCAGTCAGCGAGCGGACGGCAGCGGAGGCCCAGAACGTGTCGGCCGCAGCAGATCAGCAGTCGAGTGCTGTTCGACAGATAGCCGAGAACGCCGACTCGCTCTCCGGGCGGGCCGAGGAGTTACAGACGCTCGTGGATCGGTTCGATACGTCAGCTACCGACGATGGCGAGGGGAATACCGAACTCGTGACAGTCGACGACTGA
- a CDS encoding bacterio-opsin activator domain-containing protein, giving the protein MTNITALVVDNEPGFAELACEMLERERDAIDAEPATSTVDALERLEATGAPPVDCIVSDYAMPRMTGLELLEQVRAVDPDLPFILFTGRGSEAVASEAIDAGVTQYLQKRAESEQYAVLAAEIVNAVEQYRTENELQENERRYQRTVTALHETARDLMRAESKDEIYRTAVETGREDLDVPVVVAYAFDSSEGALELSASSERTVGTEPKSGEAPAVTPETPTGTTGLDPAPRFERGDGVVWEVFSEGETTTCDGTDAVRATAVEDDDPAVRNWSELVVPLGTHGVLVAGTDDTDGFDGAKTELLHVLSANVEAALDRAEREDLLRERDRTLTQQNEELSRLNHTNSVVREINHGIAQASTRPEIETTVCERLANTDRYQFAWIATADEPPEPTTWAGVDATYVDKLHEEGDRAPEVALVRDALESNCVCVVDDVLEAEGWDHRRKEALTHGYQTVLAVPLSDEERRRGVLVVHVDGVGSIGDREREVFAELGETIGYALRSVERARAMLIDSRIELELECRDDRLLLNRLSNWSGGRVTLEGVIDRGDGDVVSFVSAPDTVSPATLEEESAVVERATVVSEGDELLLEATTGPTPFLEVLHSYDVRLQSVASEGGVATLTLAVPKQIDTRELVESIRVEYPETELQARRETTATPSTRQLDTYLEQRLTDRQFEALQAAHYGGFFSWPRETTAEELAEVLSVSPPTYHYHLRAAERKLVSLAFDGI; this is encoded by the coding sequence ATGACGAACATTACTGCCCTTGTCGTCGACAACGAACCCGGTTTCGCCGAACTGGCCTGCGAGATGCTCGAGCGCGAACGCGACGCGATCGATGCCGAGCCAGCGACGAGCACCGTGGACGCACTCGAACGTCTCGAAGCGACCGGAGCACCGCCGGTCGACTGTATCGTCAGTGACTACGCGATGCCGCGGATGACCGGCCTCGAACTGCTTGAGCAGGTTCGAGCGGTAGATCCCGATCTGCCGTTTATTCTCTTTACGGGCAGAGGGTCCGAGGCTGTCGCGAGCGAAGCGATCGATGCTGGTGTGACACAGTATCTGCAGAAGCGGGCCGAGAGCGAGCAGTACGCCGTGTTGGCAGCTGAGATCGTCAACGCTGTCGAACAGTACCGCACCGAAAACGAACTTCAGGAAAACGAGCGACGATACCAGCGGACGGTCACGGCACTACACGAGACGGCGCGTGACTTGATGCGGGCCGAGAGCAAAGACGAGATTTACCGGACGGCGGTTGAGACGGGCCGAGAGGATCTCGACGTTCCGGTCGTCGTGGCCTACGCGTTCGACTCGAGTGAGGGTGCACTCGAGTTGAGTGCGTCGTCCGAAAGGACGGTAGGGACCGAGCCGAAAAGCGGTGAGGCTCCGGCTGTAACTCCGGAGACGCCGACAGGAACGACAGGCCTTGATCCCGCGCCGCGGTTCGAACGCGGTGACGGAGTCGTCTGGGAGGTCTTCTCGGAGGGTGAAACGACCACCTGCGACGGAACGGACGCTGTCAGGGCCACTGCCGTCGAGGACGACGATCCGGCCGTTCGGAACTGGAGCGAACTTGTCGTTCCCCTCGGTACCCACGGGGTGTTGGTCGCCGGCACCGACGATACCGACGGTTTCGATGGGGCGAAGACGGAACTGCTGCACGTGCTATCGGCAAACGTCGAGGCCGCGCTGGATCGTGCCGAACGCGAGGACCTGCTCCGGGAGCGCGACCGGACGTTGACCCAGCAAAACGAGGAACTGAGTAGACTCAACCACACGAACAGCGTTGTTCGAGAGATCAATCACGGGATCGCACAGGCCTCGACGCGGCCGGAAATCGAGACGACCGTCTGTGAGCGCCTCGCCAACACCGACCGCTACCAGTTCGCCTGGATTGCGACCGCGGACGAACCACCGGAACCGACCACCTGGGCCGGCGTCGACGCAACGTACGTCGACAAGCTTCACGAGGAAGGCGACCGTGCGCCCGAAGTCGCCCTAGTCCGTGACGCTCTCGAGTCTAACTGCGTCTGCGTCGTAGACGACGTCCTCGAGGCCGAAGGCTGGGACCATCGCCGTAAAGAAGCACTCACCCACGGCTACCAGACGGTTCTTGCGGTGCCACTTTCCGACGAAGAACGACGCCGCGGCGTCCTGGTCGTTCACGTCGACGGCGTCGGCTCGATTGGCGACCGTGAACGAGAGGTCTTCGCCGAACTCGGAGAGACGATCGGGTACGCGCTCCGGTCGGTCGAGCGAGCGCGGGCGATGTTGATCGATAGCCGGATCGAACTCGAACTCGAGTGTCGGGACGACCGGCTATTGCTCAATCGGCTCTCGAATTGGTCGGGTGGACGAGTAACGCTCGAGGGCGTGATCGATCGTGGCGACGGAGACGTCGTCAGTTTCGTCAGCGCTCCCGACACCGTTTCGCCGGCCACGCTCGAAGAAGAGTCGGCGGTCGTCGAGCGAGCCACGGTCGTCTCCGAGGGCGACGAACTGTTGCTCGAGGCGACGACCGGTCCAACGCCGTTTCTCGAGGTGTTACACAGCTACGACGTCAGGCTCCAGTCGGTCGCCTCCGAGGGCGGCGTCGCGACGCTCACCCTGGCGGTTCCCAAACAGATCGATACTCGCGAACTCGTCGAGTCGATCAGGGTCGAGTACCCTGAAACGGAGTTGCAGGCACGTCGGGAGACGACCGCGACTCCCTCGACCCGTCAGCTCGATACGTACCTCGAACAGCGACTGACAGACAGACAGTTCGAGGCGTTGCAGGCGGCTCACTACGGTGGATTCTTTTCCTGGCCGCGGGAGACGACGGCCGAAGAACTCGCCGAGGTGCTGTCGGTGTCGCCGCCGACCTACCACTATCACCTCCGGGCAGCGGAGCGAAAGCTCGTCTCGCTCGCGTTCGATGGAATCTAA
- a CDS encoding protein-L-isoaspartate O-methyltransferase family protein: protein MEPAVLRDDMVDGLTSPPKEVLSNEAVALAMRDVSRHEFLEEERVAYADREHETLGTRVLAPSTVARLFDTLSIEDGDSVLIVGAGVGYTAAVAAELTDETNVHAIDIARPLVGLARENLARAGYNGVLVDRRDGASGLPEYAPFDRILLEAAAVEPPRALLDQLAEDGRLVFPCGTQRQRLVSVSPGDKRREFGIVSFDPLLVDGEQAGAVERNRTEREDRERARKRLESRAGWEREWIEWDRRVESGPN from the coding sequence ATGGAACCCGCGGTACTACGGGACGACATGGTCGACGGGCTTACGTCACCACCCAAAGAGGTCCTCTCGAACGAGGCTGTCGCCCTCGCCATGCGGGATGTCTCGCGCCACGAGTTTCTCGAAGAGGAGCGGGTGGCCTACGCCGATCGCGAACACGAAACACTCGGAACGCGCGTCCTCGCGCCGAGTACGGTCGCTCGTCTCTTCGATACCCTCTCGATCGAGGACGGCGACAGCGTGTTGATCGTCGGCGCTGGCGTCGGCTACACGGCAGCAGTCGCCGCGGAACTGACCGACGAGACGAACGTCCACGCCATCGACATCGCCCGCCCACTGGTCGGGCTAGCTCGCGAGAACCTGGCTCGAGCGGGGTACAATGGCGTGCTCGTCGACCGACGCGACGGTGCGAGCGGTCTGCCGGAGTACGCTCCGTTCGATCGCATCCTACTCGAGGCGGCGGCCGTCGAACCGCCACGAGCGTTGCTCGATCAACTCGCCGAGGACGGCCGACTCGTCTTTCCCTGTGGCACTCAGCGACAGCGACTCGTTTCGGTCTCTCCCGGGGACAAACGGCGTGAGTTCGGCATCGTTTCATTCGATCCGCTGCTCGTCGACGGCGAACAGGCCGGTGCCGTCGAGCGAAACCGCACAGAACGGGAAGACCGGGAACGTGCCCGAAAGCGACTCGAGTCCCGTGCTGGCTGGGAACGAGAGTGGATCGAATGGGACCGTCGCGTCGAATCGGGGCCGAACTGA
- a CDS encoding protein-L-isoaspartate(D-aspartate) O-methyltransferase, whose product MFDRFGFDGPGDADDYETVRERMIRTVASRVDDDRVLEALESVPRHEFVPPDRRGDAYADRPLPIGEGQTISAPHMVAIMADELELEEGESVLEIGTGCGYHAAVTAEFVGAENVYSVEYGEELAEKARERLKKTGYGDVSVRVGDGREGWADHAPYDAAYFTCATPELPGPVVEQLQTGGRLLAPVGTAFQTLVKATKRADGSLERTEHCGVRFVRMRG is encoded by the coding sequence ATGTTCGACCGCTTCGGGTTCGACGGCCCTGGCGACGCCGACGACTACGAAACCGTCCGCGAGCGGATGATCCGGACCGTCGCCTCCCGCGTCGACGACGACCGCGTCCTCGAGGCGCTCGAGTCGGTGCCCCGTCACGAGTTCGTCCCGCCGGATCGCCGCGGCGACGCCTACGCCGACCGGCCGCTGCCGATCGGCGAGGGCCAGACGATCAGCGCACCGCACATGGTCGCGATCATGGCCGACGAACTGGAACTCGAGGAAGGCGAGTCTGTTCTCGAGATCGGGACTGGCTGTGGCTACCACGCGGCAGTCACGGCCGAGTTCGTCGGCGCGGAGAACGTCTACAGCGTCGAGTACGGCGAGGAGCTGGCAGAGAAGGCACGCGAACGGCTGAAAAAGACGGGCTACGGCGACGTCTCGGTGCGGGTCGGTGACGGCCGCGAGGGGTGGGCCGACCACGCCCCCTACGACGCCGCCTACTTCACCTGTGCGACGCCGGAACTGCCAGGCCCGGTCGTCGAACAGCTCCAGACGGGTGGCCGACTACTCGCTCCCGTCGGGACCGCCTTTCAGACGCTCGTGAAAGCAACGAAGCGGGCAGACGGGAGCCTCGAGCGGACCGAACACTGCGGCGTCCGGTTCGTTCGAATGCGCGGGTAG
- a CDS encoding HVO_0476 family zinc finger protein, with the protein MSDSSELPDRVPTPCPSCSPELETVHEVLTASEGGGTVTVRCSECGHVHKVQPERTAEVTLDVVVSQDGESFTANVTTPEDETVEVGDEFILETEEVLSTVRVTSVELEGHKRVDEAPAEEAETVWTREVDNVAVNVTIHPQDGSRDDSRSTTVYVPGDYEFEVGAIEEFGDDEFEIDAFVVRDDASSYERDRYEMEGDTVLAKDTKRIYAYDEQTSAWSAW; encoded by the coding sequence ATGAGCGATTCATCGGAGCTGCCGGATCGGGTTCCGACACCCTGCCCGTCGTGCTCGCCGGAGCTCGAGACCGTCCACGAGGTCCTCACCGCGAGCGAAGGCGGTGGGACCGTCACCGTCCGCTGCAGTGAGTGTGGCCACGTCCACAAGGTACAGCCCGAACGAACGGCCGAAGTAACGCTAGACGTCGTCGTCTCCCAGGACGGCGAGTCCTTCACGGCAAACGTCACGACGCCCGAAGACGAGACCGTCGAGGTCGGCGACGAGTTCATCTTAGAGACCGAGGAAGTGCTCTCGACCGTTCGCGTGACCAGCGTCGAACTCGAGGGTCACAAGCGAGTCGACGAAGCCCCCGCCGAGGAGGCCGAGACCGTCTGGACCCGCGAGGTCGACAACGTCGCGGTCAACGTGACGATCCACCCGCAGGACGGCTCTCGAGACGACAGCCGCTCGACGACGGTTTACGTCCCCGGTGACTACGAGTTCGAGGTCGGCGCGATCGAGGAGTTCGGCGACGACGAGTTCGAAATCGACGCCTTCGTCGTCCGCGACGACGCCTCGAGCTACGAGCGGGACCGCTACGAGATGGAAGGCGACACCGTGCTGGCGAAAGACACAAAACGGATCTACGCCTACGACGAGCAGACAAGCGCCTGGTCGGCCTGGTAA
- a CDS encoding aminopeptidase, with amino-acid sequence MSELRTAAETAVQQCLELEGEESCVVVTDDDREPIGVALYEVVREVTDDATIVRYPPGEQHGAEPPAPVAAAMEGADAFLAPTTKSLSHTRARSDATDEGARGSTLPGITEEVFVTGLDADYDRIADECKRTLERVADADEVRVTTDLGTDITFAVGDREWHDDTGDVSDPGSFSNLPAGEVFVSPESADGTYVVDGTMRPHGLLEGRELEFVVEDGLVTEISDDEIRAQVDEAADEVGDAAYNLAELGIGTNVGVTELVGSVLLDEKAAGTIHIAIGDNASIGGETEAPIHLDGIVRDPTVYADGEEIELPEA; translated from the coding sequence ATGTCCGAACTTCGAACTGCTGCTGAAACTGCCGTCCAGCAGTGCCTCGAACTCGAGGGCGAGGAGTCCTGCGTGGTCGTCACGGACGACGACCGGGAACCAATCGGTGTGGCCCTCTACGAGGTCGTCCGCGAGGTAACCGACGACGCGACGATCGTCCGCTACCCGCCGGGCGAACAACACGGAGCCGAACCACCGGCACCGGTCGCGGCCGCCATGGAAGGAGCAGACGCCTTCCTCGCACCGACGACGAAGAGCCTGAGCCACACCCGCGCTCGATCCGACGCGACCGACGAGGGAGCCCGGGGTTCGACGCTGCCCGGAATCACCGAGGAGGTGTTCGTCACCGGGCTCGACGCCGACTACGATCGCATCGCCGACGAGTGCAAACGCACCCTCGAGCGCGTCGCCGACGCCGACGAGGTCCGCGTGACGACCGACCTGGGGACCGACATCACGTTCGCGGTCGGCGATCGGGAGTGGCACGACGACACCGGCGACGTGAGCGATCCGGGGTCGTTCTCGAACCTCCCCGCGGGCGAGGTGTTCGTCAGCCCCGAATCGGCCGACGGCACCTACGTCGTCGACGGAACGATGCGACCCCACGGGCTGCTCGAGGGCCGTGAACTCGAGTTCGTGGTCGAGGACGGCCTCGTCACGGAAATCTCGGACGACGAGATTCGCGCACAGGTCGACGAAGCGGCCGACGAGGTCGGTGACGCGGCGTACAACCTCGCCGAACTCGGCATCGGGACGAACGTCGGTGTCACGGAACTCGTCGGCTCGGTTCTGCTCGACGAGAAGGCGGCGGGGACGATTCACATCGCCATCGGTGACAACGCCAGCATCGGCGGCGAGACGGAAGCCCCGATCCACCTCGACGGCATCGTCCGAGACCCGACGGTGTACGCCGACGGTGAGGAGATCGAACTTCCCGAAGCGTAG
- a CDS encoding phosphoglycerate kinase, whose product MSTTTSTFQTIDDLESGQQLLVRIDINAPVEDGVVQDNRRFARHAETIAELLADDHAVALLAHQGRPGRDTFISLEGHADILADHLGQEVAFVDDTVGEDALEAIGGLEAGDVLLLENARMCEEELPEEAPDEKADTEFVQTLAPEFDAYVNDAYSAAHRSHASLVGFPRVLDAYAGRVMESEYTANSAIQQREFDGLVTMVLGGTKAEDLIPVIEEVDDTVDRFCLGGIVGELFLRADGHDVGYDVEGTEFFDHQWEDHADTIEGVREEYGDRLHLASDLASETDDGERVERAVAEIEKETSYLDVGSDTADEYADLVAESEAVFVKGALGVFEDERFADGTVAVLSAIAEADCFSVVGGGDTSRAIPMYDLEEEDFSHVSVAGGAYVRALTGEGLVGVEVLEAVAESE is encoded by the coding sequence ATGAGCACGACTACGTCCACGTTCCAGACCATCGACGACCTCGAATCGGGACAGCAACTGCTCGTCCGTATCGACATCAACGCCCCCGTCGAAGACGGCGTCGTCCAGGACAACCGGCGGTTCGCCCGCCACGCCGAAACCATCGCCGAACTGCTCGCGGACGACCACGCCGTAGCCCTGCTCGCCCACCAGGGACGGCCGGGTCGTGACACGTTCATCTCGCTCGAGGGACACGCCGACATCCTCGCCGACCACCTCGGACAGGAGGTCGCGTTCGTCGACGACACCGTCGGCGAGGACGCCCTCGAGGCGATCGGCGGACTCGAGGCCGGCGACGTTCTCCTCCTCGAGAACGCCCGAATGTGCGAGGAAGAACTCCCCGAAGAAGCCCCGGACGAGAAAGCCGACACCGAGTTCGTCCAAACGCTCGCCCCCGAGTTCGACGCCTACGTCAACGACGCCTACTCGGCGGCCCACCGCTCACACGCCTCGCTCGTTGGGTTCCCTCGAGTGCTGGACGCCTACGCGGGCCGGGTGATGGAGTCGGAGTACACTGCGAACTCGGCGATCCAACAGCGGGAGTTCGACGGGCTGGTGACGATGGTGCTTGGCGGGACGAAAGCCGAGGACCTCATCCCGGTCATCGAGGAGGTCGACGATACCGTCGATCGCTTCTGTCTGGGTGGGATCGTCGGCGAACTCTTCTTGCGTGCCGACGGCCACGACGTCGGCTACGACGTCGAGGGAACCGAGTTCTTCGACCACCAGTGGGAGGACCACGCCGACACCATCGAAGGCGTCCGCGAGGAGTACGGCGACCGACTACACCTCGCGAGTGACCTTGCCTCCGAGACCGACGACGGCGAGCGCGTCGAACGAGCCGTCGCCGAGATCGAGAAGGAGACGTCGTATCTCGACGTCGGGAGCGACACCGCCGACGAGTACGCCGACCTCGTCGCCGAATCCGAGGCCGTCTTCGTCAAGGGCGCACTCGGCGTCTTCGAGGACGAGCGCTTCGCCGACGGCACCGTCGCGGTGCTCTCTGCGATCGCCGAGGCCGACTGCTTCTCGGTCGTCGGCGGCGGCGACACCTCCCGTGCGATCCCGATGTACGATCTCGAGGAAGAGGACTTCTCGCACGTCTCGGTCGCCGGCGGTGCCTACGTCCGCGCGCTCACGGGCGAGGGGCTCGTCGGTGTCGAGGTCCTCGAGGCCGTCGCAGAGTCCGAGTAG